One genomic region from Prunus persica cultivar Lovell chromosome G3, Prunus_persica_NCBIv2, whole genome shotgun sequence encodes:
- the LOC18783701 gene encoding cytochrome P450 71A1 yields MMESISWVAYAAAWLGALVLILLSRRLRHRKLNLPPGPKPWPIIGNLNLISQLPHRSIHALAQKYGPIMQLKFGSHPVVVGSSVDMAKAFLKTHDVTFAGRPKFAAGKHTTYNYSDITWSPYGPYWRQARKMCVMELFSARRLESYEYIRKEEMNALLRGLFESSNTNILLKDHLSTVSLNVISRMVLGKKYTDESEDSIVSPDEFKKMLDELFLLSGVLNIGDSIPWLDFLDLQGYIKRMKTLSKKLDRFLEHVLDVHIAKRKAGGEDFVAKDMVDVLLQLADDPNLEVKLERHGVKAFTQDLIAGGTESSAVTVEWAISELLRKPEVFKKATEELDRVIGRERWVEENDIVNLPYVDAIAKETMRLHPVAPMLVPRLAREDCQVAGYDIPKGTRILVSVWTIGRDPQLWDSPEEFCPERFLGKDIDVKGQDFELLPFGSGRRMCPGYSLGIKVIQASLANLLHGFTWRLPDNLKEEDLNMEEIFGLSTPKKYPLVAVCEPRLPPHVYSI; encoded by the exons ATGATGGAATCCATTTCTTGGGTTGCATACGCTGCCGCATGGCTGGGAGCACTCGTTCTCATCCTCCTCTCCCGCCGCCTCCGCCACCGCAAGCTCAATTTGCCGCCCGGTCCAAAACCCTGGCCCATCATTGGAAACCTCAACCTCATAAGCCAACTTCCCCACCGGTCTATCCATGCACTCGCCCAAAAATATGGGCCCATCATGCAGCTCAAGTTTGGGTCCCACCCGGTCGTCGTGGGCTCTTCGGTTGACATGGCTAAGGCCTTCCTGAAAACCCACGACGTTACCTTCGCCGGACGACCCAAATTCGCAGCCGGTAAGCACACCACATACAACTACTCGGACATTACTTGGTCCCCTTACGGTCCATATTGGCGCCAGGCCCGTAAAATGTGCGTAATGGAGCTTTTCAGTGCCAGACGCTTAGAATCATATGAATATATCAGAAAGGAGGAAATGAACGCATTGCTCAGAGGCTTATTTGAGTCCTCCAACACCAACATTTTGCTGAAAGATCACCTTTCAACTGTGAGTCTTAATGTTATAAGCCGCATGGTGCTCGGAAAGAAGTACACGGACGAGTCGGAAGACTCGATCGTGAGCCCCGATGAGTTCAAGAAGATGTTGGATGAGCTCTTCTTGCTGAGCGGGGTGTTGAATATTGGTGACTCAATACCGTGGCTTGATTTCTTGGACTTGCAAGGGTACATAAAGAGAATGAAGACTTTGAGCAAGAAGTTGGATAGGTTCTTGGAGCATGTGTTGGATGTACATATTGCAAAGAGGAAGGCAGGTGGTGAAGACTTTGTTGCAAAAGATATGGTTGATGTGCTTCTGCAACTTGCTGATGATCCTAACCTTGAAGTTAAGCTTGAAAGACATGGAGTCAAGGCCTTTACCCAG GATCTAATTGCCGGTGGAACTGAGAGCTCAGCGGTGACCGTCGAATGGGCAATTTCAGAGCTGCTAAGGAAGCCGGAGGTTTTCAAGAAGGCAACAGAGGAGCTAGACAGGGTGattggaagagagagatgggttGAAGAGAATGACATTGTCAACTTACCCTATGTTGATGCCATTGCCAAGGAAACCATGAGGCTGCACCCAGTGGCACCCATGTTGGTGCCAAGACTAGCCCGAGAAGACTGCCAAGTTGCTGGCTATGACATCCCCAAGGGCACCAGAATCCTAGTAAGTGTCTGGACCATAGGAAGAGACCCTCAACTTTGGGACAGCCCAGAAGAGTTTTGCCCTGAGAGGTTCCTTGGCAAGGACATTGATGTCAAAGGCCAGGACTTTGAGCTGCTCCCATTTGGGTCAGGCAGGAGGATGTGCCCTGGCTACAGCCTTGGCATCAAGGTGATCCAGGCAAGCCTGGCCAATCTCCTACACGGGTTTACATGGAGATTGCCCGACAACTTGAAGGAGGAGGATTTGAACATGGAGGAAATTTTTGGGCTTTCAACTCCAAAGAAGTATCCTCTTGTTGCAGTCTGTGAACCTCGTCTTCCACCTCACGTTTACTCAATCTGA
- the LOC18781962 gene encoding multiple organellar RNA editing factor 7, mitochondrial yields MRSSIVRKPLSLTATLLRRYRFSSPPSFPSSRFSSSSAPTSSASADSSAATQCSGLTRLASLVDGCDYEHWLVVMEPPKGYPLRDEIINGYIQTLATALGSAEKAKKSIYSVSTKYYYAFGCKVPENLTFKIKSLTNVKWVLPDSYLCHGENDYGGEPLVDGVVIPYDEKYHADWVCDENDTTV; encoded by the exons ATGAGATCAAGCATTGTGCGAAAGCCGTTAAGCCTAACGGCGACATTACTCCGCCGTTACCGTTTCTCAAGTCCGCCGTCGTTTCCATCTTCGcgtttctcttcctcttcagcTCCGACAAGCTCCGCGTCCGCGGACAGCTCGGCGGCGACTCAGTGCAGCGGGTTGACTCGGTTGGCCTCGCTGGTGGATGGCTGCGACTACGAGCACTGGCTCGTGGTTATGGAGCCTCCTAAGGGCTACCCTCTTCGCGACGAGATCATCAATGGCTACATCCAAACCCTAGCTACGGCCCTCGGAAG TGCAGAGAAGGCAAAGAAGTCAATTTACTCTGTTTCTACAAAGTACTACTACGCATTTGGCTGCAAAGTCCCAGAGAATTTGACTTTTAAGATCAAAT CTCTGACCAATGTGAAATGGGTTCTACCAGATTCTTACTTGTGTCATGGTGAAAATGACTATGGag GAGAACCTTTGGTTGATGGGGTTGTTATTCCGTATGATGAAAAATATCATGCAGACTGGGTGTGCGACGAAAATGACACAACAGTTTAA